The Desulfonatronum sp. SC1 genome window below encodes:
- a CDS encoding PAS domain S-box protein: MLDSTLSSADTSLQSSSVLQDFFDNAPIGIYTSTPDGRFLAANPAMATLFRYDSPRDFIASVTDITGQLYADPADRQEFKRLVDVHGEVKNQEFRMVRRDGTVIWVSLSGRGIQDSEGNIVQYQGFVSDITGRKLTEDEIINARNQYQSLVDNIPGIAFRCKYDEYWTMLYMSDQSVDLTGYPACDFIHNSIRSYVSVIHPEDRPIVVKSIEDAVSAGLHWDIQYRVHHKDGHFRWVNEEGQGIFGIDGTVAYLDGFILDITERKISEESLLIYKSAVDQSMDGIALADMDGHIRLVNNAWAAMHGYTHDEIIGCHLSLFHTPEQMTHEVEPQIERVIIDGSGQGEIGHLHKDGSILRTQMTLKALKGTDGEYIGLLSSARDITQEVKWREQARFHGYFRTLISEISSRLVLIHNDKTFDEAVDYMLASLGQLFDMDRSYFLRFSDDLSTMSNTHEWCSPGSTAQINRIQKFPTSNFSWSLSCLFELRPLHIPDVKELPEEARAEREEFQFQGIQSLLCLPIYNEEKKIIGFIGFDAVRTHYSWSLEQIALMQMLAEILGNAIFRLESVFALEKSEEKFRFLAENASDFIYKMMIPEGVYEYASPSASRLTGFSPEDFYNNPGLIRKVIHPDWRNFLDEQWNSVLGGNTPDFFEYQIVDKNGESRWLAQSNSYLKDNNGKITSMVGVVRDVTERKRTEQALYKQQALEKILTSLAIGFINVPLEKVDAALDQMLETIGEFTQTDRVYIFQHDASRSVTINTHEWCADGVTPEIGNLQSVPLDLLQVILDPLQKGEIVYIQDVASLSVDHDIRAHFEAQSISSIVAIPLMQGGMNVGFVGFDAVKAPRIFSESEMNILKVQAQIVSNILERLKAEKALHASEQRYRDYILNTPYGLFIADKKGRIQFVNPAACALSGYSEDELISMKISDLLSIEAHKSSLRHFHNVIKKGRAKGEYDMLTKYGDRHWWSVTSVKISNDQFLGFCHDITMRKKAEDQMRLMSTTDDLTGLWNRRHFMQALGREVDRAIRYGHFFSVLLMDIDHFKRVNDKYGHDVGDQALRHFSATIQKGLRQVDILGRLGGEEFGIILPQTDLDGAFSIAERLRKKLERSPLCINESSVSITVSIGLAAWNMDTSMDEILKMADDALYHAKNCGRNQTAKHVFHDT, translated from the coding sequence ATGCTTGATTCTACTCTATCCTCTGCCGACACCTCCCTCCAATCTTCTTCCGTTCTTCAAGATTTTTTCGACAACGCTCCCATCGGCATCTACACGTCCACTCCGGATGGTCGCTTTTTGGCGGCTAACCCGGCCATGGCGACGTTGTTCAGATACGATTCCCCACGGGATTTTATCGCTTCCGTCACGGACATTACTGGCCAATTATATGCCGATCCTGCTGACAGGCAGGAATTCAAGCGCCTTGTTGACGTGCATGGCGAAGTCAAGAACCAAGAGTTTCGGATGGTGCGCCGTGACGGGACGGTCATCTGGGTGTCTCTAAGTGGACGAGGTATTCAAGATTCAGAAGGAAACATCGTTCAGTATCAAGGCTTCGTCAGTGATATAACAGGACGCAAACTGACGGAAGACGAGATAATAAACGCTCGAAACCAGTATCAATCACTGGTGGATAACATCCCCGGCATTGCCTTTCGCTGCAAGTACGACGAATACTGGACCATGTTATATATGAGCGATCAGTCGGTTGACCTGACCGGATATCCAGCCTGTGATTTCATCCATAATTCCATACGTTCTTATGTAAGCGTGATTCACCCCGAAGATAGGCCCATCGTCGTGAAAAGCATTGAAGATGCTGTATCGGCTGGTCTTCATTGGGACATTCAGTATCGAGTCCATCACAAGGACGGACACTTTCGCTGGGTGAATGAAGAGGGGCAAGGCATTTTTGGTATCGATGGTACAGTAGCCTATCTCGACGGCTTTATTTTAGACATCACCGAACGTAAAATATCCGAGGAAAGCTTATTGATATACAAGTCTGCCGTCGATCAATCGATGGATGGCATCGCTTTGGCGGATATGGACGGACATATTCGACTTGTCAATAATGCCTGGGCAGCGATGCATGGCTATACACATGATGAGATTATCGGATGTCATTTGAGCCTGTTTCATACCCCAGAGCAGATGACACATGAAGTCGAACCGCAAATAGAACGCGTAATCATTGATGGTTCAGGACAGGGAGAAATCGGACATTTACATAAGGATGGATCAATCCTGCGTACGCAAATGACCTTGAAGGCACTAAAAGGAACAGACGGCGAATATATCGGCTTGCTCAGTTCCGCCCGCGATATTACTCAGGAAGTCAAATGGCGGGAACAAGCCAGATTTCATGGCTATTTCAGGACGTTGATATCTGAAATATCCTCGCGTTTGGTACTGATTCATAATGACAAGACTTTTGATGAAGCAGTTGACTACATGCTGGCATCCCTGGGCCAGTTGTTTGATATGGACCGAAGCTATTTCTTACGCTTTTCTGATGATCTTTCTACAATGAGTAACACTCATGAGTGGTGTTCACCTGGATCAACAGCGCAAATCAACCGTATCCAGAAATTTCCTACATCCAACTTCTCTTGGTCATTGAGCTGTTTGTTTGAACTACGACCGCTGCATATCCCTGATGTGAAAGAGTTACCGGAGGAAGCAAGGGCGGAACGCGAGGAATTTCAGTTCCAGGGCATTCAATCTTTGCTTTGTCTGCCAATATATAATGAGGAAAAGAAAATTATTGGTTTCATTGGATTTGATGCTGTTCGTACACATTATAGCTGGTCATTGGAGCAGATTGCTTTAATGCAAATGCTTGCGGAAATACTTGGCAATGCAATTTTTCGTTTAGAATCTGTATTCGCCTTGGAAAAAAGCGAGGAGAAATTTCGCTTTCTTGCGGAAAATGCAAGTGACTTCATCTACAAAATGATGATTCCAGAGGGTGTTTACGAATACGCCAGCCCTTCAGCGTCGAGACTCACGGGTTTCAGTCCAGAAGATTTTTACAACAATCCAGGATTGATTCGCAAAGTTATTCATCCTGATTGGCGAAATTTTTTGGATGAGCAGTGGAATTCTGTTCTGGGCGGCAATACTCCTGATTTCTTTGAATACCAGATCGTTGACAAGAATGGTGAGTCGAGGTGGCTAGCCCAGAGCAACTCTTACCTGAAAGACAATAACGGCAAAATCACCAGCATGGTGGGCGTTGTCCGTGATGTCACCGAACGTAAGCGGACCGAGCAGGCGTTGTATAAACAACAGGCATTGGAAAAAATTTTGACGAGTTTAGCCATCGGCTTCATCAACGTGCCCCTGGAAAAGGTCGATGCAGCCCTGGATCAAATGCTGGAAACAATCGGAGAGTTCACGCAGACGGATCGTGTATATATCTTTCAACATGACGCAAGTCGCTCCGTAACCATCAACACGCATGAATGGTGCGCGGACGGGGTAACGCCTGAAATCGGCAATCTGCAGTCCGTCCCATTGGATCTGCTCCAGGTCATTCTGGACCCGCTTCAAAAAGGCGAGATTGTCTATATTCAGGATGTTGCCAGCCTCTCAGTGGATCATGATATTCGCGCTCATTTTGAAGCCCAGAGCATCAGCTCCATTGTCGCTATTCCATTGATGCAGGGCGGAATGAATGTGGGTTTTGTCGGTTTTGACGCGGTCAAGGCACCAAGAATTTTTTCAGAGTCAGAAATGAACATCTTGAAAGTCCAGGCCCAGATTGTTTCCAATATTTTGGAACGACTGAAAGCAGAAAAGGCCTTGCATGCAAGCGAGCAACGCTATCGCGACTACATCCTCAACACACCTTACGGCCTGTTCATTGCCGACAAAAAAGGACGTATCCAGTTCGTCAATCCCGCGGCCTGCGCCCTTTCCGGTTACTCTGAAGACGAACTCATCTCCATGAAGATATCCGACCTGCTCTCCATCGAAGCGCACAAATCAAGCTTGAGGCATTTTCATAACGTCATCAAGAAAGGCCGGGCCAAGGGCGAATACGACATGCTCACGAAGTACGGAGACAGACATTGGTGGTCCGTAACGTCCGTCAAGATTTCCAACGACCAATTTCTCGGCTTCTGCCATGACATCACCATGAGAAAAAAGGCTGAAGATCAGATGCGTCTGATGTCAACGACCGATGATTTAACCGGCCTATGGAACAGAAGACATTTCATGCAGGCACTTGGTCGGGAAGTGGATCGGGCCATACGGTACGGTCATTTTTTTTCCGTGTTGTTAATGGACATTGACCACTTCAAGCGAGTTAACGATAAATACGGCCATGACGTTGGCGATCAAGCGTTGCGTCATTTTTCCGCAACGATTCAAAAGGGCCTGCGCCAGGTTGATATCCTGGGACGACTTGGCGGCGAAGAATTCGGGATAATTTTGCCTCAGACTGATCTTGATGGAGCATTCAGTATCGCCGAAAGATTGAGGAAAAAACTTGAACGCAGTCCTTTGTGCATTAATGAATCAAGCGTATCCATCACGGTAAGTATCGGTCTGGCTGCATGGAATATGGATACAAGCATGGATGAAATATTAAAAATGGCTGATGATGCGCTTTATCATGCAAAAAATTGTGGAAGGAATCAGACTGCAAAGCATGTCTTTCACGATACATAA
- a CDS encoding glycosyltransferase family 4 protein, producing MPDLPPIPTSDSGRPTVYVVRRQSTGGGAETAAARLVEHLSASWEVHRLAAGTRIAGRKLSGGKGPGWWRALRFAADVDAALADQPGVILNLERGPKCHVYRAGDGVHLRWRSLRFGSSPLWMTNPLHWLYPRLEAKTVASARLVVTNSEMVRREMERTYPQAAHKLRVVLNGFDPRLFFPNPDPTKQSARAIDLPELNLPSQLEPCRLFLFVGSGWQRKGLAQALELLAAYNQAVMPNKPRGVLLVVGKGRPERYRSLLRKWNLDSQVHFLGFRSELTRLYQAADVLVLPTLYDPFANACLEAMACDCPVITTANNGAAEVIAHGRTGYVLKKCLGNDFADAVHWLRTATRRPGEVAESVAGLTVDREMRAFSALMEDAGVNGLQQAQRPSIPKNRRSDF from the coding sequence ATGCCTGATTTGCCCCCCATTCCCACTTCCGACTCAGGTCGACCGACGGTCTACGTGGTCCGCCGTCAATCCACGGGCGGCGGGGCTGAAACCGCGGCCGCGCGGCTGGTGGAGCATTTGTCCGCGTCCTGGGAGGTTCACCGGTTGGCCGCCGGAACCCGCATCGCGGGCCGGAAGTTGTCCGGCGGCAAGGGGCCGGGCTGGTGGCGAGCCCTGCGCTTCGCGGCCGACGTGGACGCGGCCCTGGCCGACCAGCCCGGCGTGATTCTCAATCTGGAGCGAGGGCCCAAGTGTCACGTTTACCGAGCCGGAGACGGGGTGCATCTGCGCTGGCGCTCGCTGCGTTTTGGCAGCTCCCCGTTGTGGATGACCAATCCCCTGCACTGGCTCTACCCCCGCCTGGAAGCCAAAACCGTCGCCTCCGCCCGCCTGGTGGTCACAAACTCTGAAATGGTCCGCCGGGAGATGGAGCGGACCTATCCCCAGGCCGCTCACAAGCTGCGGGTGGTGCTCAACGGCTTTGATCCGCGACTTTTCTTTCCGAACCCCGACCCGACCAAGCAGTCGGCCCGAGCTATTGACCTGCCGGAATTGAACCTCCCGAGTCAGCTGGAGCCATGCCGCCTGTTCCTTTTCGTGGGCAGCGGCTGGCAACGCAAGGGACTGGCCCAGGCTCTGGAGCTTCTGGCCGCCTACAATCAAGCCGTTATGCCTAATAAACCACGGGGTGTGCTGCTGGTGGTGGGCAAGGGTCGACCTGAACGGTACCGATCACTGCTTCGAAAATGGAATCTCGACTCCCAGGTACATTTTTTAGGCTTCCGTTCGGAACTGACCCGATTATATCAAGCCGCGGACGTCCTGGTTCTGCCCACGCTCTACGACCCTTTTGCCAACGCCTGTCTGGAAGCCATGGCCTGTGACTGTCCGGTGATCACCACCGCCAACAACGGCGCCGCTGAAGTGATCGCCCACGGACGGACCGGCTACGTGCTCAAAAAATGCTTAGGGAACGACTTTGCCGACGCGGTACACTGGCTGCGCACCGCGACCCGCCGACCCGGAGAGGTGGCCGAAAGCGTGGCCGGGCTGACCGTGGATCGGGAAATGCGGGCGTTTTCGGCCTTGATGGAGGACGCCGGGGTGAATGGCCTTCAGCAAGCACAACGTCCGTCCATCCCGAAGAACAGACGGTCTGATTTCTGA
- a CDS encoding CatA-like O-acetyltransferase, with the protein MNPVHLKPADSFPRIIWGRFMKRGHGHVMSLNVQVHHGLADGLHISALINTFQDLCSAPDAGFSPATKGRAL; encoded by the coding sequence ATCAATCCCGTACACCTCAAACCGGCGGACTCTTTCCCGCGCATAATCTGGGGGCGTTTCATGAAGCGCGGTCATGGACACGTCATGTCCTTAAACGTCCAAGTCCATCATGGTTTGGCTGATGGCCTGCATATCTCGGCCTTAATCAACACGTTCCAAGACTTATGTTCAGCCCCTGATGCAGGATTCTCGCCAGCGACGAAAGGCAGGGCGCTTTGA
- a CDS encoding TAXI family TRAP transporter solute-binding subunit produces the protein MSSRLSKLFLIILTLTLAFPGDTFAEDFRLLRIGTGGLHGVYYPIGNALAEGITSANIATGLIAVAQTSGGSVANVQALTSGDIEVGLVQADVALWALRGEGPFAGEDGRPVRALASLYPEHLQILVRRDAQIQRVKDFRGKTISLDEVGSGTLAAMRIVLAAHGLSENDFNPVYLKPEFTTERLADGKLHGISLVAGIPAKAIAEIAGQEFSFVPIDPDIASKITHEHPYLVPSVIPAEAYPGRPEVPTMEVNALLLVHEGLDEYLVYAMTAAIWDEQTLTLLRSAHSQGRSVTLESAVHGLSVPLHPGAIRFYQEQKLLPKEEPIS, from the coding sequence ATGAGCTCGCGGTTGTCGAAACTGTTTCTGATCATACTCACGCTGACCCTAGCGTTTCCCGGGGATACATTTGCTGAAGATTTTCGCTTGCTGCGTATCGGAACCGGTGGCTTACATGGCGTGTATTATCCCATTGGCAATGCTTTGGCGGAAGGGATCACCTCCGCGAACATCGCAACAGGCCTGATCGCGGTGGCTCAGACCTCAGGGGGCTCCGTGGCAAACGTGCAAGCCCTGACAAGTGGTGATATCGAGGTTGGTTTGGTGCAGGCAGACGTAGCTCTATGGGCGCTGCGTGGCGAGGGGCCTTTTGCAGGCGAAGATGGTCGACCCGTTCGAGCTTTGGCCAGCCTATATCCGGAACATTTACAAATTCTTGTCCGCCGTGATGCACAAATCCAACGCGTCAAGGATTTTCGTGGCAAGACTATCTCCCTGGACGAGGTCGGTTCCGGCACACTGGCCGCTATGCGCATTGTTTTGGCAGCACACGGTCTTTCAGAAAATGATTTCAACCCGGTCTATCTCAAGCCTGAATTTACAACGGAAAGGCTGGCCGATGGGAAGTTGCACGGCATCTCCCTGGTGGCTGGCATTCCCGCGAAGGCCATTGCGGAAATTGCCGGGCAGGAGTTTTCATTTGTCCCCATTGATCCAGATATCGCTTCAAAAATAACCCACGAGCATCCCTATCTTGTCCCGAGCGTTATTCCCGCGGAAGCGTATCCGGGAAGGCCAGAGGTTCCAACCATGGAGGTCAACGCTTTGCTTCTGGTCCACGAGGGTCTGGATGAATATCTGGTGTATGCCATGACGGCTGCCATCTGGGACGAACAAACTTTGACATTGCTCCGCAGCGCCCACTCTCAGGGTCGATCCGTGACCCTGGAATCAGCTGTGCACGGATTATCCGTGCCGCTTCATCCTGGAGCCATTCGATTCTATCAAGAGCAAAAGTTGCTGCCAAAGGAAGAACCGATTTCATGA
- a CDS encoding PAS domain-containing sensor histidine kinase, whose protein sequence is MSSHRHGAALATWAITFLMLVTVISVGLYTKTTLRSVERALPTTLLAQLEDLSRVTEGLWGLVASADLIRRDPAFGSIDTLLRDIDVVFEELITLRNTYVFDNLVQASAFHAAVAPALVDAKQWLSHGLSGHPPDSRLTLNIVHSRLHEALHKATSERYAAHETAQSILVEQRQRLEQFLAGVNLLLLLTLLISAMVLGLVLRQHRLLRSEAKARAERERLTAIVESTNDLVSTATLDGKLTYLNSSGRSLAGWDKDESPAGKHIHDLHPKWALDLIQDIGIQEAINTGFWSGETAVKHSNGIEIPVFQTIMAHRDGDGRPEYLSTIMRDISERKQVEQERERMQRQLFQSQKMESIGILAGGVAHDFNNMLHAIRGNLELLLLSKPKDHPDAVRLMPAMRSMDRAAQLIQQLLLFSRKAEPRKMHVDLNQEVLDMAQMLERIIPRIITLELHIDPEARPIFADPMQIEQILLNLTNNAVDAMPDGGKLVAETSNVVLDETFMRLHPGASAGPHVLLTVTDTGRGMDKEILDNVFDPFFTTKEVGKGTGLGLASVYGIVKAHGGYIQCYSAPGKGTTFRVYLPTGEQGDIPETELLPESSPQGGHETILVVDDEPEIRELTKEALESLGYSVKSTATGEDALGIYKDEGKSIDLVLLDLNMPGMGGHRCLQELVKFDPTVNVVIASGYTVNGHGKDALSSGAKAFLSKPYQLKELAAIMRAVLDEKE, encoded by the coding sequence ATGAGCTCCCACCGTCACGGAGCGGCCTTGGCAACCTGGGCCATCACGTTTCTGATGTTGGTGACGGTTATTTCCGTCGGGCTCTATACCAAGACAACCTTGCGCTCGGTGGAGCGGGCACTACCGACCACCTTGCTGGCCCAGCTCGAGGACCTGTCTCGCGTTACCGAGGGGCTGTGGGGTCTGGTGGCCTCTGCGGACTTGATCCGCCGAGACCCGGCATTCGGCTCCATCGACACGTTGCTACGGGATATTGATGTTGTGTTTGAAGAGCTTATCACGCTTCGCAATACCTATGTTTTCGACAATTTGGTACAGGCCTCGGCGTTCCATGCAGCGGTGGCCCCGGCTCTTGTGGATGCCAAACAATGGCTGAGCCACGGCCTTTCCGGTCACCCCCCGGACTCGCGCCTGACCTTAAACATAGTGCATTCAAGGCTTCACGAGGCCCTGCATAAGGCCACATCCGAGCGCTATGCCGCCCATGAAACTGCCCAGAGCATTCTCGTGGAGCAGCGTCAACGGCTGGAGCAGTTCCTGGCCGGGGTCAACCTGCTCCTGCTTCTGACCTTACTCATATCCGCCATGGTCCTAGGCCTTGTACTTCGTCAGCACAGACTTTTGCGCAGCGAAGCCAAAGCCCGAGCTGAACGGGAACGCCTGACCGCCATTGTTGAATCCACCAATGACCTCGTATCCACGGCCACGCTGGACGGCAAGCTGACGTATCTCAACTCATCCGGGCGAAGCCTCGCGGGCTGGGACAAAGATGAAAGCCCGGCAGGCAAGCATATTCATGATCTGCACCCCAAATGGGCTTTGGATTTAATCCAGGACATCGGCATCCAGGAAGCGATCAACACCGGCTTCTGGTCCGGAGAAACCGCCGTAAAGCACAGCAATGGCATTGAAATTCCAGTTTTTCAAACCATCATGGCACACAGGGATGGGGATGGCCGTCCAGAGTATCTGTCCACCATTATGCGCGACATCTCTGAGCGGAAGCAGGTAGAACAAGAACGTGAAAGGATGCAAAGACAACTGTTCCAATCTCAGAAAATGGAGTCTATCGGCATTCTGGCCGGAGGCGTTGCCCATGACTTCAATAACATGCTCCACGCCATAAGGGGCAATCTTGAGTTGCTCTTGCTGAGTAAACCCAAGGATCATCCTGACGCGGTTCGGTTGATGCCTGCAATGAGGTCCATGGACCGAGCAGCCCAACTGATTCAACAGCTTTTGCTCTTCAGCCGCAAGGCCGAACCACGGAAGATGCACGTTGACCTGAACCAGGAAGTTCTGGACATGGCCCAGATGCTGGAGCGAATCATCCCTAGGATCATCACCCTGGAACTGCACATCGACCCAGAAGCAAGGCCGATTTTCGCAGACCCGATGCAGATTGAACAGATTCTGCTCAACCTGACGAATAATGCCGTGGACGCCATGCCTGACGGTGGGAAACTGGTAGCGGAGACGAGCAATGTGGTTCTGGACGAAACTTTCATGAGGCTCCATCCGGGCGCTTCCGCTGGTCCTCACGTTCTTTTGACCGTCACGGACACAGGCCGCGGCATGGACAAGGAGATCTTGGACAATGTCTTCGACCCCTTCTTTACCACCAAGGAAGTGGGCAAGGGGACGGGCTTGGGGCTGGCCTCGGTCTACGGCATTGTCAAAGCCCATGGCGGATATATTCAATGCTACAGCGCACCTGGCAAAGGCACAACGTTCCGGGTCTACCTGCCTACTGGGGAACAGGGCGATATACCGGAAACGGAACTATTACCGGAATCATCACCCCAGGGCGGGCACGAAACCATCCTGGTGGTCGACGACGAACCGGAAATTCGAGAATTGACAAAGGAAGCCCTGGAGTCCCTGGGATACTCCGTGAAAAGTACTGCCACTGGCGAAGATGCCTTGGGCATCTATAAAGATGAAGGCAAGTCCATCGATTTGGTCTTGCTGGACCTGAATATGCCCGGTATGGGCGGGCATCGCTGCCTACAAGAACTCGTGAAGTTCGATCCCACTGTCAATGTTGTCATTGCCAGCGGCTACACGGTCAATGGCCATGGCAAGGATGCACTTTCTTCGGGTGCCAAAGCCTTTCTCAGCAAGCCTTACCAACTAAAGGAACTGGCAGCTATAATGCGGGCGGTGTTGGATGAGAAGGAATAA
- a CDS encoding PAS domain S-box protein, whose protein sequence is MAQKQSHETPPAQAGFPDAHDILMNAPIGIFTSTPEGKCVFGNETLAEMLGYATPEELFDSATDIARQVYANPDERQEFMRLMQEHGKVVDYECRFRRKDGTEFWASVNAHLVRDEHGRGKAYQWFTWDITKRKQDEEALLLTQFAMDRAPDSIFWVDADGKVAYANDAACSSMGFSQEELLGMELFDIDPDFPRETWEQHKEDLKEQKRMIFEGRHRTRDGRLFPVEVTNNYIEYKGRFLGIAFNRDITERKQAEKALHEEVVRRKILVDQSRDGIVVVNDDGSVHEANKRYAEMLGYTPEEVRQLHIWDWDTHWSRDQLLEMLQKVEVQGDHFETRHRRKDGTFLDVEISTNGAVIGGQKFVFCVCRDITDRKQAEKALAHSRNLLKYIVEHMRSSVAVHDRDLNYIYVSQRYLQEYNVQNENIIGRHHYEVFPDLPQKWREVHQKALAGEVLSAEDDPYYQENGNVEWTQWECRPWYEQDGSVGGIIVYTEVITDRKKAEQALLAAKEQAETANQAKSGFLANMSHEIRTPINGIMGMLQLLETTSLDDDQRQYVQLCTSSATRLTRLLSDILDLSRVEAGKMEIFETEFVVQELGDSVSGLFNYSARAKKVALDCNIDSAIPPRLVGDEARVRQVLFNLVGNALKFTDKGHIRVEMTSVSSDRDESVNVRFSIVDTGIGIPQDKVKHLFDPFFQVEGSYTRSFQGAGLGLAIVKRLVDLMGGKISVESKVGKGTSVHVVLPFKLPEAVGIPTEQGPRRLIKAKQSLRILLAEDEPSSSFPTKKLLEKAGHTVALADDGQQALDLLAAQDFDVILMDVQMPVMDGVEATKMIRSQESEVRSQSSDLQVSGFSHQPSHQRIPIIALTAYGMLGDREKFLAAGMDDYLGKPVKMEDLDKVLMYVCSGKYSTASG, encoded by the coding sequence ATGGCCCAAAAACAATCCCACGAAACACCCCCCGCCCAAGCAGGTTTTCCCGACGCCCACGATATCCTGATGAACGCGCCCATAGGCATTTTCACATCCACACCTGAAGGCAAATGTGTCTTTGGCAATGAAACCCTTGCTGAAATGCTTGGATATGCAACACCTGAAGAGCTATTCGATTCCGCCACTGATATTGCCAGGCAAGTGTATGCCAATCCAGATGAACGTCAGGAATTCATGCGCCTGATGCAAGAACATGGCAAAGTGGTTGATTATGAATGCCGGTTCAGACGCAAGGACGGAACCGAGTTCTGGGCGTCCGTAAATGCTCACTTGGTACGGGATGAACATGGGCGGGGTAAAGCCTACCAGTGGTTCACTTGGGACATCACAAAGCGTAAGCAAGACGAGGAGGCACTGCTGCTGACACAGTTCGCCATGGACCGAGCGCCGGATAGCATTTTCTGGGTGGATGCAGATGGAAAAGTTGCCTACGCCAACGACGCTGCATGTTCTTCCATGGGGTTTTCCCAAGAGGAACTGCTTGGCATGGAACTATTTGATATTGATCCGGATTTTCCACGCGAGACGTGGGAGCAACACAAGGAGGATCTAAAAGAGCAAAAAAGGATGATCTTTGAGGGGCGTCACCGAACAAGGGATGGCAGGCTTTTTCCGGTGGAGGTGACCAACAACTACATCGAATATAAGGGCCGCTTTTTGGGTATTGCCTTTAACCGCGACATCACCGAGCGCAAACAGGCCGAGAAAGCTCTCCATGAAGAGGTTGTTCGACGAAAAATCCTGGTTGATCAGTCCAGGGACGGAATCGTTGTCGTGAATGATGATGGAAGCGTCCATGAAGCGAACAAGCGCTATGCTGAGATGCTTGGATACACTCCAGAAGAGGTTCGACAACTCCACATATGGGATTGGGACACCCACTGGTCTCGCGACCAACTCCTCGAAATGTTGCAAAAAGTTGAGGTACAAGGCGACCACTTTGAAACGCGCCACCGACGCAAGGACGGAACTTTCCTTGACGTTGAAATCAGCACCAACGGGGCCGTGATTGGCGGACAAAAATTCGTATTCTGCGTTTGTCGAGACATCACTGATCGCAAGCAGGCTGAAAAAGCCTTGGCCCACTCACGCAACTTGCTGAAATATATTGTGGAACATATGCGAAGCTCCGTTGCCGTCCACGATCGTGACTTAAATTATATTTACGTTAGCCAACGCTACCTTCAGGAATATAATGTCCAAAACGAAAATATCATCGGCAGGCATCACTACGAAGTGTTTCCTGACTTGCCACAAAAATGGAGAGAAGTGCATCAAAAGGCGCTTGCCGGGGAAGTCTTGAGTGCGGAGGATGACCCGTATTATCAGGAAAACGGTAATGTGGAATGGACTCAATGGGAGTGCCGTCCCTGGTATGAACAGGATGGGTCAGTTGGTGGGATCATTGTTTATACCGAGGTGATCACTGATCGTAAAAAGGCTGAACAAGCCCTGCTCGCAGCCAAGGAGCAGGCTGAAACCGCCAACCAGGCCAAGAGCGGGTTTCTGGCCAACATGAGCCATGAAATCCGCACCCCCATTAACGGGATCATGGGCATGTTGCAGCTTCTGGAGACCACGTCGCTTGATGACGATCAAAGGCAGTACGTTCAGTTGTGTACTTCCTCGGCTACCCGGCTGACCAGGCTGCTCTCCGACATCCTGGACCTGTCCCGGGTCGAGGCAGGCAAGATGGAAATCTTTGAGACCGAATTTGTGGTCCAGGAGCTTGGCGATTCCGTTTCCGGCCTGTTCAACTATAGTGCCAGAGCCAAAAAAGTGGCATTGGATTGCAACATTGATTCAGCCATCCCCCCCAGGCTTGTCGGCGACGAGGCACGGGTCCGGCAGGTTCTGTTCAACCTGGTGGGTAACGCCTTGAAGTTTACGGACAAGGGACATATCCGCGTTGAAATGACTTCAGTGTCATCCGACAGGGATGAAAGCGTCAATGTGCGGTTCTCCATCGTGGATACGGGCATCGGCATACCCCAAGACAAAGTCAAACACCTTTTTGATCCATTCTTTCAGGTTGAGGGATCGTACACCCGCAGTTTTCAGGGAGCAGGTCTCGGACTGGCCATAGTCAAACGTCTCGTGGACTTGATGGGCGGGAAAATTTCCGTTGAAAGCAAGGTAGGCAAGGGCACCTCGGTGCATGTGGTTCTGCCCTTCAAACTGCCCGAGGCAGTGGGCATCCCCACTGAACAAGGACCGAGGCGGTTGATAAAAGCCAAGCAGAGCCTGCGCATCCTCTTGGCCGAGGATGAACCATCAAGCTCTTTTCCCACGAAAAAACTCCTGGAAAAGGCCGGACATACGGTGGCCCTGGCCGATGACGGACAACAAGCCCTGGACTTGCTCGCGGCCCAGGACTTCGACGTCATCCTGATGGACGTGCAGATGCCCGTGATGGATGGAGTGGAAGCGACGAAAATGATCAGGAGTCAGGAGTCAGAAGTCAGAAGTCAAAGTTCCGACCTTCAGGTTTCAGGTTTCAGCCATCAGCCCTCTCACCAGCGTATCCCGATCATCGCCCTGACCGCCTATGGCATGCTCGGGGACCGGGAGAAGTTCCTGGCTGCCGGAATGGACGATTACCTGGGCAAGCCGGTGAAGATGGAGGATTTGGATAAGGTGCTGATGTACGTCTGCTCTGGCAAGTACAGTACAGCATCAGGTTGA